The Avibacterium sp. 20-132 genome segment TAGCAGAGACAGGAATGCTATTAATAAAGCCTTTGGAACGTCCATCAGCGTTGATTACTCGACGTAAAATACAGTTTTCTGGATTATCTTCATCTTGCAATTCTTGAATTTTAAGCCATTCATCAGCGGGGCTGTTTGGTTCAATCTGGAATGTGGCACAAATATCTGCACGGTTTTGCCCTTCACGTAACATCGCGCTTTCTGTACGTTGTCCTAAGCATACGCCAAGGGCATCAATGGCAATAGATTTACCTGCCCCCGTTTCACCAGTAATGACAGACATTCCCTGCGCAAATTCAATATCAAGGTGATGAACAATCGCAAAATTATTAATCGTAAGTTGAGTAAGCATAATACACTCCTGTTTAACTGTATATATATCAGTTTATAACTGATTTTATATACAGTAAAGGGGTTTATGCAAATTTTTTACGCGGAATTTCTCAACCAGCCCAATTTTGTGCTTAACACATTGTAATAATTATAACTTTTTAAGTGAAGTAAACGCAGTTTATGTTTGCTTTTATAAATATGTACCACGTCATCAGGGGTGAGCGGCAGCGCGACTTGACTATCGCAACCCGCTTCTAATTGCGGGGTGTTGTAGTCTGCAAAACGAATAGAGATTTTGCTTTCGCCATCAATGACCAAAGGGCGAGAAGAAAGGGTGTGTGGAAACATTGGTACCAGCGCGATTGCATTAAGTTGTGGAGTAAGAATCGGGCCACCAGCGGAAAGCGAATAGGCCGTTGAGCCTGTCGGTGTAGAAATAATTAAGCCATCAGAACGCTGTGAAAAGGCCAATTTATCATCAATATAAACGTGGAAATCGATCATATGCGCAATTTTGGCAGGGTGAATCACCGCTTCATTTACTGCATTGCTGGTGGCAATAATTTGTCCGTCTCGTTCAATGGCAGTTTCTAATAAAAAGCGTTCTTCCACAAAAAATTCACCACGATCTAAGCAAGCCTCAAGTTGGGCATAGGCATTTTTCGGATCAATATCCGTGAGAAAGCCTAAATTACCTCGGTTAATACCAATTAAAGCAATATCATATTTAGCTAAGATTCTTGCTCGCCCAAGCATATTGCCATCACCACCGATAACAATGGCTAATTGCGCCTGTGTACCAATCTCATCTAATTCTGCAAGATGTTGAATAGGTAAGCCTAAACGCTCGCCCACACTTTTTTCCACAAGTACTTGATAGCCTTTTTCTAAAAGCCATTGAAATAAATTTTTGTGCATTTGCAAATTTACATCATTGCGCGGACGCCCCACCAATCCGATGGTATGGAAGGAATTATGCAAACTTTTGTTGTCGATTAAATGGGTTGTGGACATCATATTTATTTTTATGCGGAAAACAGACCGCACTTGAATTCAAGAAATTTATGGCTATATTACACATAAACTATGTCAGTGGCTAGCCAAGTTTAGCAACTGTCAATTTTTACGTTTTTTGTTACAATAACGCAAATTTTTGAACAGATGGAGAAAACGATGTCAGAACAAGAACAACAAGTGGAAAAAACAGAAGTAAAACAAGAACAAGTAGAACAGGCGGAGAATGTGCAAGAAACAGCACAACAACAAGAAAATGCTGAAAATCTTGAAGGTGATGCGTTAGAAGAAGCCATAGCCCGTGTTCAAGAACTTGAAGAGCAACTTGTTGAAACGGCGAAGAAAGAGCAAGATATTCTATTACGTAGCCGTGCAGAAATTGATAATATTCGCCGTCGTGCCGAACAAGATGTGGAAAAAGCACACAAATTTGCTTTAGAAAAATTTGCCAAAGATTTGCTTGAAACCATTGATAATCTTGAGCGAGCCTTGGCAACCCCAGTTAGCACGGAAGACGAGAGTTTAAAAGGCGTGTTAGATGGTGTGGAATTAACCTTAAAAGGATTGTTGGCAACAGTAGCACGTTTTGGCGTAGAAGCGGTTGGGACGGTGGGAGAAACCTTTAATCCCGATTTACACCAAGCCATTTCAATGCAGCCGGCAGAAGGTTTTGAAAGCAATCAAATCACCACTGTACTACAAAAAGGCTATTTGCTGAATGGTAGAGTGATTCGCCCTGCAATGGTGATGGTGGCTGCGTAATCAATCAAATGCAATAAGTCTCATAAAAATAGGCGAGTGTATCGCCTATTTTTTTGGTCTAAATTTGAAGGGAATTTTTTTGCGTCAGCTTTTGCTGCTTTTTCTGTTCACGCCTTTTGCGGAAAAATTCGCTAAGTTTTTGGCTACATTCTTCTTGCAGTACACCGCCAGTAATTTCAAGATTGTGATTCATTTTATAATCATCAAAAAAGTGAAAACGCGAACCTACTGCCCCTGTTTTTAGATCATAAGCGCCGAATACTAAACGCTTAATTCGGCTATGTAAAATTGCGCCTGCACACATTGTGCAAGGCTCCAGGGTAACGTACAGGGTGGTATTGAGTAAGCGGTAGTTTTGTTGCACTTGTCCTGCTTGGCGGAGTGCGACAATTTCTGCGTGGGCGGTGGGATCGTGCTGAAGAATAGATAGATTCCAGCCTTCTGCCACAATATTTCCTTCATCATCAACTAACACCGCACCTACAGGAATTTCCCCTAAGGCTTCTGCTTTATCAGCAAGGCTTAGGGCGTAACGCATCATTTTTTCATCAAAATCTGACCGCACTTTTATTCCCTCAATATTTAATTCGTGTGAAAAATCAGCCACAAATTGGCTGATTGGTAACATAAAGTGCGGTGCTTTTTGTGGAAGTTTTTCATTTTATTATTTTTTATGCTTACACCGAGAAAGGATATTTAATCGCAGGGTGAGATTCATAGCCAATAACCTTGAAATCCTCCATTGTTACCCAAGTTTCGAGATCTTCAAGGGTTTTGATGTCAGGATTAATTTCTAATTTTGGTAGAGGCAATGGCTCTCGTTTGAGTTGTACATTTTGCATTAGCTCAAGCTGATCTTCATAAATATGTGCATTGACGATTTTATGATACGCCATTCCTGCTTTTTTCCCAGTAATTTGAGCCATTAATGCCAAGAAAGTAAACACTTGAATTTGGTTGAAATTTAACCCTAATGGCACATCGCAAGAACGTTGATAGCTGGTTAAATAAAGGGTATCGCCAAGTAAAGAAAAGGTGTGGGTGTGCATACAAGGACGCAAACAGCCTAGCTCAATTTCTCCGGGATTGTAAAAGGTGATGATTTCGCCACGATCGTCTAGCCCTTTGGTTAAATCATTCACCACTTTACGCAATTGGTCGAGGGTTTCACCATTCGGTTTACGCCAAGCACGTCCTTGTACACCATAAACGCGCCCCATATCATCAGTGCCTTTACGGTGTGGGTTATTCAACCACGCTTGATTTTCATTTGCATTGGCATCCCACGTTTTAGTGCCAAGCTTACGGAAATCAGCGGCGTTGTCATAGCCACGAATGTAGCCTAAAAATTCTGCAATTGCGGCTTTCCAGTAACTTTTTCGGGTAGTGATTAAAGGAAATTCATTGTCCGCGACATTATAAGTGAGATCTGCATTAATCAGGGTTAAACAACGTTTTCCTGTCCGTTCATTTTCTACCCAAGTGCCGTTATCAATAATGTTTTGGCATAAATCTAAATATTGACGCATTATAAATTTCCCCTATTTTTTCACCGCACTTTTATAAGCGATCAGCATAATCAATGCCCCCAGCAGAATCATTGGCAATGAGAGAATTTGCCCCATTGAAATGTGCTGTTGGAAGAATAAGCCAAGCTGTGCATCAGGTTCACGAAAATATTCAATAATGAAACGGAATGTGCCATAACCGACTAAAAATAATCCTGCCACTGATCCCGTAGGGCGTGGTTTTTTGATAAACAGATTAAGAATGACAAATAGCACGAGACCCTCTAACACGGCTTCATAAAGTTGTGAAGGGTGGCGAGGTAAATAACCGCCAGAGGGGAATAACACTGCCCAAGGTACGTCTGTTACACGTCCCCAAAGTTCATCATTGATAAAGTTACCAATTCGCCCCATTCCTAAACCAAAAGGAATAAGCGGTGCAACAAAATCTGCCGTTGCCCAAAAGCCACGGTGTTGTAATTTGGCGGTGATAAACATAGCTAAAATCACACCAATTAATCCGCCGTGGAAAGACATTCCCCCTTCCCAGACACGAATTAAATACATCGGATCTTGTAAGAAATAATCAAATTGATAGAACAGCA includes the following:
- a CDS encoding NAD(+) kinase, translating into MSTTHLIDNKSLHNSFHTIGLVGRPRNDVNLQMHKNLFQWLLEKGYQVLVEKSVGERLGLPIQHLAELDEIGTQAQLAIVIGGDGNMLGRARILAKYDIALIGINRGNLGFLTDIDPKNAYAQLEACLDRGEFFVEERFLLETAIERDGQIIATSNAVNEAVIHPAKIAHMIDFHVYIDDKLAFSQRSDGLIISTPTGSTAYSLSAGGPILTPQLNAIALVPMFPHTLSSRPLVIDGESKISIRFADYNTPQLEAGCDSQVALPLTPDDVVHIYKSKHKLRLLHLKSYNYYNVLSTKLGWLRNSA
- the grpE gene encoding nucleotide exchange factor GrpE — translated: MSEQEQQVEKTEVKQEQVEQAENVQETAQQQENAENLEGDALEEAIARVQELEEQLVETAKKEQDILLRSRAEIDNIRRRAEQDVEKAHKFALEKFAKDLLETIDNLERALATPVSTEDESLKGVLDGVELTLKGLLATVARFGVEAVGTVGETFNPDLHQAISMQPAEGFESNQITTVLQKGYLLNGRVIRPAMVMVAA
- the tadA gene encoding tRNA adenosine(34) deaminase TadA — its product is MEGIKVRSDFDEKMMRYALSLADKAEALGEIPVGAVLVDDEGNIVAEGWNLSILQHDPTAHAEIVALRQAGQVQQNYRLLNTTLYVTLEPCTMCAGAILHSRIKRLVFGAYDLKTGAVGSRFHFFDDYKMNHNLEITGGVLQEECSQKLSEFFRKRREQKKQQKLTQKNSLQI
- a CDS encoding thymidylate synthase; this encodes MRQYLDLCQNIIDNGTWVENERTGKRCLTLINADLTYNVADNEFPLITTRKSYWKAAIAEFLGYIRGYDNAADFRKLGTKTWDANANENQAWLNNPHRKGTDDMGRVYGVQGRAWRKPNGETLDQLRKVVNDLTKGLDDRGEIITFYNPGEIELGCLRPCMHTHTFSLLGDTLYLTSYQRSCDVPLGLNFNQIQVFTFLALMAQITGKKAGMAYHKIVNAHIYEDQLELMQNVQLKREPLPLPKLEINPDIKTLEDLETWVTMEDFKVIGYESHPAIKYPFSV
- the lgt gene encoding prolipoprotein diacylglyceryl transferase, which translates into the protein MNSSFIPFPHFDPVIFQLGPVALRWYGLMYLIGFVFARWLAVRRANRPNSGWTTEQVDNLLFNGFLGVFLGGRIGYVLFYQFDYFLQDPMYLIRVWEGGMSFHGGLIGVILAMFITAKLQHRGFWATADFVAPLIPFGLGMGRIGNFINDELWGRVTDVPWAVLFPSGGYLPRHPSQLYEAVLEGLVLFVILNLFIKKPRPTGSVAGLFLVGYGTFRFIIEYFREPDAQLGLFFQQHISMGQILSLPMILLGALIMLIAYKSAVKK